Genomic window (Spirosoma sp. KCTC 42546):
GCTTTAGATACCTATCCCAGTGGGGTAGCCGTTTTTCCGTCTCCAGAAATCTCCGGAAGTAGCGCATGAGGCCAGCAGCAATACCAATAGCTATGTACGATTCTCCATCCGACCAGTTCATACCTGCTTTTATTTAGTGTTGGTCGATTGACGAGCGATCAGCTCATTCTGCCGACGAATCCGACCCGATAAACTTCGTACAATGCTGCGAAGCACTTCACCCCGTTCTTCCATCAGGTCAAAGAAATCGTCCTGATCAATCCGCAATAATCGAATATCAGTAATGGCTTCGGCCGTTGCCGAACGGGCTTCCGTATCCAGTAAGGCTAGTTCGCCAAAAAAATCACCCCGCCCAAAACGAGCCAGCTCTGTGTCTCCATCCAGAATTACTACCTCGCCTGAGTAAATCACGTACATACCCGAGCCAAGATCCCCCTTATGAAAAATGGGTTCACCGGCAGTATGCTGCTCTTCTTTCATAATTGGCGTAATACTGGCCAATACATTTTCGGGCGTTTGCGAAAACAGGCTGGTTTGCGATAGCAGCAATACCCGATCATAGGCTGCAATCTGGTCGGTTGAATGGCTTGAGTTACTCATAATCAAAGGAGATAGGGCGGAAAAACGAGACGCTAACGATTGAAGTGCAATTGATGCTTCAGCAGGAGCTAAACTTCGTACAACAACACTAACTGTCCAGGCCGAAAAAACAGGCTCTCCCATTCGTAAAATAAACGCCCGAATAGGCTCAGAATCAGTAAACGTGCCAAGTTCTGTAGCAAGGATACGAACTTTTTCGGACCTAGGCAGATCATCAACTAATACTTGCAACGTTTGGTAAGTAGCTCTTGGGATCAGATTATCGAGCATTTCAAGCGCATTGGCCCGACGTTCACGAGCGGGGTGGCTTATTCCCATACGTGCCCCTGCAATCGTATCTGAATCATATAGTTGCGTTAAAATATCAAACAGCCGCTGCAGTAATACCGCTAACTCATAATCAAGGGTTTCCGTAAGCTCAACTTCGGTCAGGCTCGCCTGCATGAGTTGTTGGGCCAGCAGTACTTCTTCCTGCATAAGCGCACGAAATATCGAGTCATCCGCCGGTTCGTTAGGAAAACGACGCAACGCACGTAAGGCTGCACTCCGCACCATCAGGTCTGGTAATTGAGCCAATTCATTCAGAAGCTGTCGGCTGTCGGGCGAATAAATAGCACCACAAATGGCGGCTATCCGCTCCAGAACCAGCCGATCTGTAGCTGAACGTCGAATCTGCCGTACTAACGGAATTAGTTCAGGTCCACGTGCTTTCAAAGACTGAACCACTGCCCGGCCGATAGTTTCATCAGTCAGGTTACTCAGCAAATACTGGGTCAACCCCTCATTGGAAAGACGGCCAGCCGCTGCGATAGCTGCCTTCTTAACATCAATTGTCGAGCTAGTAAGTCGCTCGTTTACGATGGACGCAAAATCATTCAGATGTAGGGTTGCAATCAGATGTAACGCTAGTTGCTGGTGGGCAGGGTCTTTGTCATTGGCTAGTTGCTTCAGGCTCGCCTGAGCAGCAGCATCATGTGGATTCAACTCCAGAACACCTCTAATAGCACCCTGCCGGATACTCAGATCTGTATGATTAATAAGTGGGGCCAGTTCTGAGGGTTCAACAGTAATCCGACGGCCTAACAAATAAGCTGCCTGTTGACGCAAAGCCGGTTCTGAATCAGCCAGAGCAATATGCATTAACTGTTGAATCGGCACTGGCCGATTGATGTGCGAGATAGTTGCCAGCGTTCGTCTACGAACATTAGCGTTGGTATGGGTTAGTAGAGAAGGCACTCTTGGGGTCAACTCCGCCGGATTATGAGCATCAAGCCAGCCAATAGCCATAAGTACCTCTTCCGCATTAGCACTCTGCAATTGACGAATAAGACTCGCCTGGGCAACGGTTGGCATAGCGAGCTGGTCACTTTCCAGAAACCGGCGACCAATGGCGTCATTAAGTTCATGTAAATACCGCTTGTAGGTATGACGTAACAACCAGATAGCGCCAATCAACAAACCAAGCCAAACCAGTGCTCCGCCAGATTCCAGTGTTGTATGGAAAACAAAAATCAGCAGACCCGCCAATCCCAGGCCAATCGGCTCATACAACCCCTTCGCCAGCGTATGGCCTTTCAGCCGCTGTGGGGGCAATAAAGGTTGAAATAACACAAGAAATACAGGATCGAATAACGCCCGACGAACTACTTCAAAAACCAGATAGAGGCCACAGAAATAGATCAGTAACGCGGTTTCACTGGTAGCAACATAGTGCAGAACGATGAGTCCGGCCAAGCCTATCAGCGCTACCCAGGGAAGAACCAGCAAGGAGCGTTGTACGCCAAACTTATCGAGTACTTGCCTGGACAAGAGCAGTTTAGCCAGCATAGCTACCCCATACGTCAGAGCCAGTACGTAACTCACATACCGAATAACATCGGTTTGATCATGAAATCGGTGTTTTACGTTGATAAAGAAGTTGTATTCAATCTCGGTCGCTACGGCTGCCAGCACGGCCAGGCTCAAGCACATATAAAAAATCAACTCACTGCCACCAAATCGCTTGCCAATCAATCGCGAAGGTTCCCGGCCAACTGCCCGGTCTGAACGTTGAGGAGCATGTACATCGTGCGACTGAATCGTTAGTTGTACCACATACAGTGCGGCCAGAAATGCCCCGAATGCCACCAGCAATAACCGTAGAACGTCCGCATGCGCATGAACTAGAGCGGCCAGAATAGCGCCAAGTGCTTTGGCGGGCATATCTCCTGAGCTGATTACACCAAACAGTCGCTTACTCTGCCGCGTATCGAATACAACCGCCGATACGCCCCAAAACTCAAGATTAGTAAGCAGGTAGATGATTCGGTAGCCCGTCATGATAGCTACCGCGGCTGCTACAGAATGGCCCACAATAACCAACACCCCTACTACCACCGTCATCACAACAGCCGATAGTAGCACCCGAACAGCCAAACTACGCAGTGCCAGATGATGCTCGAAATAAGCATATACCCGGCCAACCCCAATCATAGCTAAAGCGGCAACCACATAGGCAACAGGCAGACTGGTTTCAGGATGATTTTCAAGTAGAATGGCATTGGCCGCCACATAAATCAGAATGGTACCAATGCCTAACAGAAAATTGTGGATAAAAAATAACCCCACCGTTCTACCTTCCTCCGGCCGAATGCCTAGTGCACGTTGCCATCGGTGAGTTGAGGACGAGGGGGACTGATGCGTAGCGTCGGGACCAACGGTCATAAGTAGGTTTCGGGACACGATTTATCGTCAAATATACACAGCCATCCATCAGAAGCCGACAGTATATGGTGTAATATCCCATTACACTGAACTATCGGGAATCTCTCCAAACGTTGTGGTGCGTATAAAATGGTATCAAATGACAAAATCGCCATAAGGTCGATCTTATCTTTGCTAATAGCCCAAGATAGCCGATCTGCTCATTGGTATTGGCGTAAGAATCCTCCCCGAATTTATTACTCAGGTTGTACTTGGCTTACCGTTTAACTACCTGTCCAATCCCGATCAGAAATTAGTATTAAAAGAAAACCACCATACGCTGACCATTAATAGTGCAGCTGTTTTCACAAACTACATATCCATTAAAAACCAATTAGACGCTATTCCTCAGTAAACTGGACAGGCTATAACGGTCGACTTGCACCAGGCGCATTATGTTGACCATACAGTAATGGAAAATTTACGCAACTAGGCGCATAATTTTTAACTCGCAGGAGGTGAGTTACCCATAATCAATCTCGCTATGAGTACAACCCTACATCCGTCAACCCGCTGGCGGCTTACCGACAGAAGATAGCCATTTAATTAGTTCGCTGTTTATTAGCATTAACTCTATAAATCTGTTGCGCTGGCAAACGAAAAAATGCATTCTGGCTACTATTTTGCAGCAGTACTAGTTGTAATAAAAATTAAAAATTAGTTGTTGTATAGATAAAGAAGAGGCTATCAGCGATCAGTAGGATAAAAACAATAAATTTTGGGCCAACTCTGTAACTGATACGCTACCTTTGTAAGTCAAAAACAACGACGAGTTCCCCGTCATGGATCAGTACTCCTATATCGCCAATTCCGACGCGGCTTACGTAGATCAACTCTACCAGGCTTATAAGCAAGACCCGCAATCTGTTGATGAAAGCTGGCAACAATTTTTTAAAGGATTTGAGTTTTCGCTGACATATGGCGAAAAAACCAATGGCAAAGCTTCCACTGCTACGCCAAATGGAGCCTCAGCCAATGGAAACGGGCAGGCTACAGGCAGCAAACCGGTAGACGCTACTCATGCCGAAAAAGAAGTTTCGGTTGCCAGTTTGATTAAAGCCTACCGCTCGCGTGGCCACCTATTGGCTAAAACGAATCCGCTTAAAGCCCGCAAAGATCGGCAACCCCGCGTTGACCTGCCCGACTACGCGCTTTCGGATGCTGATTTAGATACCGTGTTTGAATCAGGTAAATTACTCGGTATCGGACCTGCTACGCTACGAGTCATTATGGATTCATTGCGAAAAATTTATGCAGGTGAGATTGGTTTCGAGTATATGTACATCCGCGAGCTGGATGTAAAGAACTGGCTACGGAACAAAATCGAAAAAGAAGCGCTCGTTTTTGAACCATCGCTCGACGAGAAAAAGCGTATTCTCGAAAAACTGAACGAAGCTACCGTTTTTGAGAACTTTCTCGCCACCAAGTACCTGGGCCAAAAGCGTTTTTCGCTCGAAGGAGGTGAAGTAACTATTCCTGCTCTGGATACGATCATTAGTCAGGCCGCCGACATGGGGGTTGAAGAAGTAATGATTGGGATGGCACACCGGGGCCGTTTGAATGTATTAGCAAACATCCTTGGCAAATCCTACGAGTCGATCTTCGATGGCTTTGAAGGCAATGTACCTGAGCAGGTTCATGGCGACGGCGACGTTAAATATCACCTTGGCTATTCGAGTTTAACCGAAACCAAGTCGGGCAAACAGATTAGTGTAAAGCTGGCTCCCAACCCATCGCACTTAGAAGCGGTGAACCCGGTAGTTGAAGGCTTTGTTCGAGCGCAGGCTGATGAAGAATATAAAGGTGATTTCACGAAAATAATGCCGATCCTGATTCACGGCGATGCCGCTGTGGCGGGTCAGGGTATTGTATATGAAGTAACCCAGATGGCCAAGCTGGCGGGTTATCAAACCGGCGGTACTGTCCATTTCGTGATTAATAACCAGATCGGCTTTACCACCGATTTCGAAGATGCCCGCTCATCAATTTACTGCTCTGATGTAGCCAAGATCGTTGATGCCCCCATTTTCCACGTGAATGGCGATGATCCTGAAGCAGTTATTTTCTGCGCTAAACTAGCCGTTGAATTCCGCGAGAAATTTAATCGGGATGTATTCATCGACATGGTTTGCTACCGACGCTATGGCCACAACGAAGCCGATGAGCCGAAGTTTACACAGCCAACGATGTACAACATCATCGAAAAGCATCAGAATCCGCGCGAAATCTACAAAGAACTCCTTATCAAACGGGGCGATGTAGACGCCGAACTGGCGCAACGCATGGATACCGAATTCAAGAAGCAGCTACAGGATCGACTCGACCGCGTAAAGCAGAAAGCCGAAATCCCCTACAAGCCGCTTCGCTTGGATCTCGACTGGGCTGAACTTCGCTTTAGTGAACCTAAGGACTTTGAGAAATCGCCGGAAACGGGGGTTTCAGCAGAGGTGCTGCAAACCATTGGTAAAGCGCTGGTTAAAACACCGGAAGGTTTCAAGCCACTGAAGCAGATTGACAAGTTGCTGAAAGACCGGCAAACCATGATCACCGATACCAAACTGGTGAACTGGGGTACGGCTGAGTTATTGGCATATGGATCATTGCTGCTCGATGGCAAACCGGTTCGGTTGAGTGGTCAGGATGTTCAACGTGGCACATTCTCACACCGGCATGCGGTACTTCATGATTCAGAAACGAACGAGTCCTACTCGTCACTCGATTTTATCCAGGATGGGCAGCAAAATTTTCAGGTCTATAACTCGTTGCTTTCGGAATATGGCGTACTCGGTTTTGAGTATGGCTATGCCATGGCTAACCCACATGCGCTGGTTATCTGGGAAGCACAGTTTGGCGACTTTTCCAACGGTGCCCAATTGATTATTGACCAGTTTATTGCCGCTGGTGAATCGAAATGGGGTATCCAGAATGGCGTAACGCTGTTGCTTCCTCATGGCTACGAAGGCCAGGGACCAGAGCACTCCAATGCACGCCCTGAACGGTATTTGCAGTTATATGCCGATTATAATATGGTGGTAGCTAACGTGAGTACACCTGCCAATTTATTCCACATTATGCGTCGTCAGTTGGCATGGGGCTTCCGAAAGCCGCTGGTTGTTATGTCGCCAAAGTCATTGCTACGTCATCCAAAATGTGTTTCTCCACTGGAAGACCTTACCCAAGGCTCGTTTCAGGAAATCATTGACGACAGCTATGCACAGGCGAAAAAAGTGAAACGGGTATTGCTATGTACCGGTAAGGTGTATTATGATTTGCTTGAAAAACAGCAGACAGACAAGCGTGATGATGTGGCAATTGTTCGCCTGGAGCAACTAGCCCCTCTCTCTAAAACGCAACTGGATGCGGTATTAGCCAAGTACAAAAAAGCGGAGCTATTCTGGGTTCAGGAAGAGCCTGAAAATATGGGCTACTGGACCTATCTGTTACGAATTGGCTTAAATTGGCCCATCATCTCCCGTAAAGCGGCTGCGTCACCTGCAACTGGTTACCCAAAAATACATACTCAGGAACAAGCCGACATCGTTCGGAGAGCGTTTGAATAACAAGACGTTTGAGGTTTGACGTTCGTAGTTGTTTTTAGAAGCATCAGCAAACAGCAAACCTCAAACTACGAACTACAAACTACAGAAGAATGGCCGTTGACATGAAAATTCCTCCCGTGGGGGAATCCATTACCGAAGTAACCGTTGGCACCTGGTACAAGAAAGAAGGTGATCACGTAAAAATGGATGATGTTCTTTGTGGACTCGATTCCGACAAGGCTACGTTTGAATTAACGGCCGAAGCTGATGGCGTTCTGCATATCCTGGCACAGGAGGGCGATGTGCTTCCCATTGGTGCCAGCATTTGTACAATTGATGATGGAGGTAGCGCACCTGCGCCAGCGCCAGCTCCCGCGGCTGAGCCAGCAAAAGCCGAAGCACCGAAACCTGCCGAACAGGCCGCCCCAACAGCTGTGGCAGAACTGGTAGCAGCCCCTGTTAGCAGTGCTTCCAGCGTTGTCGAAATGAAAGTTCCGGCTGTCGGTGAGTCGGTTACTGAAGTTACGATTGCTTCATGGAGCAAAAAAGATGGTGACCAGGTTGCACTCGATGAAGTGTTGTGCGAACTCGAATCCGATAAAGCGACCTTTGAGCTTCCCGCCGAAGCCGCCGGAATACTCCGTATTGTGGCTCAAGCTGGCGAAACGCTACCCATTGGTGCTCTAATTGCCAAAATAGAAGTAGGAGCAGGTACTGCGGCTCCTTCAGCTCCAGCAACTACACCGGCTCCTCAACCAGCGGCAACTGTAGCCACGCCAGAAGCATCGAATGGACAGAACGGCTACGCGGCTCATTACCCATCGCCAGCAGCCGCTAAAATCCTGGATGAAAAAGGTGTTAACGCTCAACAAGTTCAAGGTAGCGGTGTAGGCGGACGCGTGACGAAGGAGGATGCCATGAAAGCATCGCCCGAACCGGCTCAACCAGCGGCACCAACCGCACCAACGGCTCAACCGGCTGCGCCTAAACCCGCAGCACCAGCGCCCGCTCCGGCACCTGTTGTTGCGGGAAGTCGTAACCAGCGTCGGGAGAAAATGACGTCACTACGTCGGACAATTGCCCGCCGGTTAGTTGCCGTTAAAAATGAAACGGCTATGCTGACTACCTTCAATGAAGTAGACATGAAGCCGGTTATGGACCTGCGGAACAAATACAAAGATAAATTCAAGGAGAAAAACGGCGTTGGCCTCGGCTTTATGTCGTTCTTCACGAAAGCCGTTTGTGTTGCGCTGAAAGATTTCCCGGCGGTAAACGCTCAGATCGACGGTGATCAGATGATTTTCAATGATTTCTGTGATATTTCGATTGCCGTTTCAACGGATCGGGGATTAGTAGTTCCCGTTATTCGGAATGCCGAGCAGTTAAGTTTTGCCGGTATTGAAAAGGAGATCGTTCGGTTGGCTGGTCTGGCCCGCGACAATAAACTGACCATCGACCAAATGACGGGTGGTACGTTCACGATCACCAATGGTGGTACATTCGGGTCGATGTTGTCGACACCGATCATCAACGCGCCACAGTCAGCTATCTTAGGGATGCACAACATCGTTGAGCGGGCTGTCGTCGTTAATGGCGAGATTGTGGTTCGGCCAATTATGTATGTGGCCTTGTCGTATGATCACCGTATCATTGATGGAAAGGAATCGGTTAGCTTCCTGGTTCGGGTGAAGCAAATTCTGGAAGATCCTGCCCGACTGCTGTTTGATATGTAAACTAAATAGAACGCAGATGCCGCGGATGTGGCTGATTTACGCTGACAAAAAAATCTGTGTAAATCAGCCACATCCGCGGCATCTGCGTTCTATTCCTCTTCAACGTAATCCAAATCCTTCTTAAACGTCTCATCCAGAAAGTTTAAGGCAATCAGCGCCACAATCAATGTTATAACGCCTACCGTTAATGCGCTGTAGATCGTTCCCAGCGACGGTTTCAGAAGCGTAAAAAGTGCACTCAATGGAATGGTAGCTCCCCGTACAAAGTTTGGGATTGTGGTTGCCACGGTAGCCCGAAGATTGGTCCCGAATAACTCAGCCGCAATTGTTACGAACAACGTCCAGTACCCATTAGCGAATCCAAGGCAAACACAGACGACATAAAAGAGCGTAATGTCGTGCACGGGAACTAGTAAATACACGAGCATAAACACCAGCGAGAGCAGCATAAACAGCCGGATAACCTGCTTCCGGCTTTTAAGGTACTGGCTCATAAATCCGCTTACGATATCGCCCAACACCTGCCCGGAGAAGGTTAACATGACTGCTTTGCCTGCCACAACGGGCGCGCTCAGGCCAAGTGCTTTCCCAAATTCAGGGGAGAAGGTAATCAGAATGCCAACAACAAACCAGATGGGTAACCCAACCAGAATACACTGAACGTACTTGGTTAGCCGGCCCTTATCGGATACGAGCATTTGTAGACTACCCCGAGTAATTACCCGCTGTTTGGTTTTCACAAACATACCCGACTCCAAAACATTTACCCGCAATACAAGCAGTAGCAGCCCTAGACCACCTCCAATAAAATAGGAGATCCGCCAATCGAATAGATCGGCCATAAAGTAAGCCAGAATCGCACCTAGTACGCCCATGGTAGCCACGAGTGTAGTACCATACCCACGAATCTGCTTGGGAAGAATTTCGGTTACCAGGGTAATACCAGCTCCTAATTCGCCCGCTAATCCTACTCCAGCAATAAAGCGTAGGAGCGCGTACTGATCCAGTGACGTGACAAAGCCATTGGCAATGTTGGCCAGTGAATACAGCAGAATAGAGCCAAAGAGCACAGAAAGGCGACCTTTTTTATCGCCTAAGATTCCCCAGAAAATACCCCCAATCAGCATACCAGCCATCTGCACATTGAGCAGGAAAAGACCTTCGCTTAGTAACCGATCTCCCTCTACCGCTAATGCTTTAAGACTGGGTACGCGTACCACGCTGAACAAAAACAGGTCGTACATATCTACCAGATACCCGAGGGCGGCTACCAGCACCGGTATTTGCAACAGTTGGGAGATTGTTGAGCGATTGGCCGGGCTTGTTTCAGGCGTAAGGATTGGCTTCATTGATTAAGTTAAGATTGAGGGCAGGTCAAACCTATAAGGTCTTGGAGACCTCATAGGTTTTTATCAAGACAGTTGTACTTACACCTTCTCCGGTACGACAAACGGAGCGCGGTATTTGCGGGTAAGCATCTGGTTGGCCTCTTTATCGCCGGTGAACACTTCGTTTTTAGGGTCGAAATGGAGGGTACGGCCCAAGCGGTACGAGATATTACCAAGATGCGCAATACCCGATGCCAGGTGGGCGGTTTCAACCGGCCCGTTCTGCTTCGAGGTATCCCGTGCCCGAACAGCTTCAATAAAGTTGGCGTAATGATCTCCTCCTTCTTTACGGGCCGGGCCAGGTGTCCGTTCTTTACCTAAAAAGGTTTTATAATCATCATACCCGTTGATCACCATATACCCTTTGTCGCCGTAGAACAGGTTACCAATTTCAACACCATCTTCTTTGTTAGTCATCCAGGGACGGACTTCAAACTGAATCACTTTCCCCTGCGATGGGTATTTGTAAATTGAGGTGAGCGTTTCCGGCGTTTCCTTACAGTCGTTCCAAAGAAACTTGCCACCCGCTGAGGTGATTTCTTCAGGCAAGCCTACATCCAAACCCCACATGCAAAGATCGGTTTCGTGGATACCCTGGTTACCAATGTCGCCATTACCATAATCCCAGAACCAGTGCCAATTGTAGTGAACGTAGTTTTTACTGAACTCTTTTGTTTGCGCGGGTCCCTGCCACATATTCCAGTTCAATTCGGACGGTACGGGCGATGGCCCTTTGTTACCGATGTCGGGTCTCCACTTATACACGAGGCCCCGTGCCATGTAAACCTTGCCAATCAGACCGTCGCGCAGGTGTTTAATGGCTTCCTGAATGGCCACCGAACTCCGCAATTGAACACCATGCTGCACAATACGTTTGTATTGATGGGCTGCCTCGACCAGCTTCCGTCCTTCATGTAAATTATGCGCACCCGGTTTCTCCACGTACACATCTTTACCCGCCTGACACGCCCAGATAGCCGCCAGCGCATGCCAGTGATTTGGCGTGGCAATGCTCACGGCATCAATATTCTTATCATCATAGACTTTCCGAAGATCATCCACCATTTGGACTTTCCGATTGTATTTCTTTTCGAACTCCGAAGCTCTTTCCTGTAGCACATTGCTGTCTACATCACAAAGCGTGACCACTTCGACATCTTTCTGTTTTGACAATCCTTGAATATGGTCTTTACCCCGGCCATTTACGCCAATAACGGCCATTCGAACACGGTCGTTAGCCCCGAACGCATGCGCCGGAATGTAGGTTGGCAGCCCGATAGCTGCCAGTGAACCGACCGCGCCTGCTTTGAGGACATCACGCCGGGAAACTTGTTTAGGGTCCATGAGTTTGAATTGGTTTAGAAAAAGTTGGAGGTTTGAGGTTCGTAGTTTGACGTTTCTTATTAACTACAAACATCAAACGAATTAAAGCCTTGGCAAGGTTAGCCCACCATCTACCATGATGATCTGGCCTGTTGAGTATGGAAAATCTCCTTTAGCGAGCGCGGCAACCGCTTTGCCTACATCATCGGGGAAACCCCATCGTTTTTGAACACAAAGTCCGCTGTCAATCAGCGCGTCGTATTTGGCAGTTACACCCGCCGTCATATCCGTTTTAATAACACCCGGTCGAACTTCGTAAACCGGAATATTGTACTCGCCGAGCCGAACGGCAAACAGTTGCGTTGCCATACTTAATCCAGCCTTCGCCACGCAATACTCGCCCCGATTAACCGATGCGACGGTAGCTGAAATCGACGATACGTTAATGATACAGCCCCAAAAATCAGCCTGCTCTTTCTGTTGAGCAATCATCCAGTTAGCGGTTGCCTGCGTCAGAAAATAAGCGCCTTGTAAGTTAGTCGACAATACATACTGAAAACTCTCTTCAGTAGCCTCCAGAA
Coding sequences:
- a CDS encoding cyclic nucleotide-binding domain-containing protein is translated as MSRNLLMTVGPDATHQSPSSSTHRWQRALGIRPEEGRTVGLFFIHNFLLGIGTILIYVAANAILLENHPETSLPVAYVVAALAMIGVGRVYAYFEHHLALRSLAVRVLLSAVVMTVVVGVLVIVGHSVAAAVAIMTGYRIIYLLTNLEFWGVSAVVFDTRQSKRLFGVISSGDMPAKALGAILAALVHAHADVLRLLLVAFGAFLAALYVVQLTIQSHDVHAPQRSDRAVGREPSRLIGKRFGGSELIFYMCLSLAVLAAVATEIEYNFFINVKHRFHDQTDVIRYVSYVLALTYGVAMLAKLLLSRQVLDKFGVQRSLLVLPWVALIGLAGLIVLHYVATSETALLIYFCGLYLVFEVVRRALFDPVFLVLFQPLLPPQRLKGHTLAKGLYEPIGLGLAGLLIFVFHTTLESGGALVWLGLLIGAIWLLRHTYKRYLHELNDAIGRRFLESDQLAMPTVAQASLIRQLQSANAEEVLMAIGWLDAHNPAELTPRVPSLLTHTNANVRRRTLATISHINRPVPIQQLMHIALADSEPALRQQAAYLLGRRITVEPSELAPLINHTDLSIRQGAIRGVLELNPHDAAAQASLKQLANDKDPAHQQLALHLIATLHLNDFASIVNERLTSSTIDVKKAAIAAAGRLSNEGLTQYLLSNLTDETIGRAVVQSLKARGPELIPLVRQIRRSATDRLVLERIAAICGAIYSPDSRQLLNELAQLPDLMVRSAALRALRRFPNEPADDSIFRALMQEEVLLAQQLMQASLTEVELTETLDYELAVLLQRLFDILTQLYDSDTIAGARMGISHPARERRANALEMLDNLIPRATYQTLQVLVDDLPRSEKVRILATELGTFTDSEPIRAFILRMGEPVFSAWTVSVVVRSLAPAEASIALQSLASRFSALSPLIMSNSSHSTDQIAAYDRVLLLSQTSLFSQTPENVLASITPIMKEEQHTAGEPIFHKGDLGSGMYVIYSGEVVILDGDTELARFGRGDFFGELALLDTEARSATAEAITDIRLLRIDQDDFFDLMEERGEVLRSIVRSLSGRIRRQNELIARQSTNTK
- a CDS encoding 2-oxoglutarate dehydrogenase E1 component, with product MDQYSYIANSDAAYVDQLYQAYKQDPQSVDESWQQFFKGFEFSLTYGEKTNGKASTATPNGASANGNGQATGSKPVDATHAEKEVSVASLIKAYRSRGHLLAKTNPLKARKDRQPRVDLPDYALSDADLDTVFESGKLLGIGPATLRVIMDSLRKIYAGEIGFEYMYIRELDVKNWLRNKIEKEALVFEPSLDEKKRILEKLNEATVFENFLATKYLGQKRFSLEGGEVTIPALDTIISQAADMGVEEVMIGMAHRGRLNVLANILGKSYESIFDGFEGNVPEQVHGDGDVKYHLGYSSLTETKSGKQISVKLAPNPSHLEAVNPVVEGFVRAQADEEYKGDFTKIMPILIHGDAAVAGQGIVYEVTQMAKLAGYQTGGTVHFVINNQIGFTTDFEDARSSIYCSDVAKIVDAPIFHVNGDDPEAVIFCAKLAVEFREKFNRDVFIDMVCYRRYGHNEADEPKFTQPTMYNIIEKHQNPREIYKELLIKRGDVDAELAQRMDTEFKKQLQDRLDRVKQKAEIPYKPLRLDLDWAELRFSEPKDFEKSPETGVSAEVLQTIGKALVKTPEGFKPLKQIDKLLKDRQTMITDTKLVNWGTAELLAYGSLLLDGKPVRLSGQDVQRGTFSHRHAVLHDSETNESYSSLDFIQDGQQNFQVYNSLLSEYGVLGFEYGYAMANPHALVIWEAQFGDFSNGAQLIIDQFIAAGESKWGIQNGVTLLLPHGYEGQGPEHSNARPERYLQLYADYNMVVANVSTPANLFHIMRRQLAWGFRKPLVVMSPKSLLRHPKCVSPLEDLTQGSFQEIIDDSYAQAKKVKRVLLCTGKVYYDLLEKQQTDKRDDVAIVRLEQLAPLSKTQLDAVLAKYKKAELFWVQEEPENMGYWTYLLRIGLNWPIISRKAAASPATGYPKIHTQEQADIVRRAFE
- the odhB gene encoding 2-oxoglutarate dehydrogenase complex dihydrolipoyllysine-residue succinyltransferase, encoding MAVDMKIPPVGESITEVTVGTWYKKEGDHVKMDDVLCGLDSDKATFELTAEADGVLHILAQEGDVLPIGASICTIDDGGSAPAPAPAPAAEPAKAEAPKPAEQAAPTAVAELVAAPVSSASSVVEMKVPAVGESVTEVTIASWSKKDGDQVALDEVLCELESDKATFELPAEAAGILRIVAQAGETLPIGALIAKIEVGAGTAAPSAPATTPAPQPAATVATPEASNGQNGYAAHYPSPAAAKILDEKGVNAQQVQGSGVGGRVTKEDAMKASPEPAQPAAPTAPTAQPAAPKPAAPAPAPAPVVAGSRNQRREKMTSLRRTIARRLVAVKNETAMLTTFNEVDMKPVMDLRNKYKDKFKEKNGVGLGFMSFFTKAVCVALKDFPAVNAQIDGDQMIFNDFCDISIAVSTDRGLVVPVIRNAEQLSFAGIEKEIVRLAGLARDNKLTIDQMTGGTFTITNGGTFGSMLSTPIINAPQSAILGMHNIVERAVVVNGEIVVRPIMYVALSYDHRIIDGKESVSFLVRVKQILEDPARLLFDM
- a CDS encoding MFS transporter, translated to MKPILTPETSPANRSTISQLLQIPVLVAALGYLVDMYDLFLFSVVRVPSLKALAVEGDRLLSEGLFLLNVQMAGMLIGGIFWGILGDKKGRLSVLFGSILLYSLANIANGFVTSLDQYALLRFIAGVGLAGELGAGITLVTEILPKQIRGYGTTLVATMGVLGAILAYFMADLFDWRISYFIGGGLGLLLLVLRVNVLESGMFVKTKQRVITRGSLQMLVSDKGRLTKYVQCILVGLPIWFVVGILITFSPEFGKALGLSAPVVAGKAVMLTFSGQVLGDIVSGFMSQYLKSRKQVIRLFMLLSLVFMLVYLLVPVHDITLFYVVCVCLGFANGYWTLFVTIAAELFGTNLRATVATTIPNFVRGATIPLSALFTLLKPSLGTIYSALTVGVITLIVALIALNFLDETFKKDLDYVEEE
- a CDS encoding Gfo/Idh/MocA family oxidoreductase, which produces MDPKQVSRRDVLKAGAVGSLAAIGLPTYIPAHAFGANDRVRMAVIGVNGRGKDHIQGLSKQKDVEVVTLCDVDSNVLQERASEFEKKYNRKVQMVDDLRKVYDDKNIDAVSIATPNHWHALAAIWACQAGKDVYVEKPGAHNLHEGRKLVEAAHQYKRIVQHGVQLRSSVAIQEAIKHLRDGLIGKVYMARGLVYKWRPDIGNKGPSPVPSELNWNMWQGPAQTKEFSKNYVHYNWHWFWDYGNGDIGNQGIHETDLCMWGLDVGLPEEITSAGGKFLWNDCKETPETLTSIYKYPSQGKVIQFEVRPWMTNKEDGVEIGNLFYGDKGYMVINGYDDYKTFLGKERTPGPARKEGGDHYANFIEAVRARDTSKQNGPVETAHLASGIAHLGNISYRLGRTLHFDPKNEVFTGDKEANQMLTRKYRAPFVVPEKV
- a CDS encoding 3-ketoacyl-ACP reductase; this encodes MKKEEHSIRRTRPVAFVTGGSRGIGYGIAEHLAHAGFDLAINGVRPEEAVREALDALRNRGSDVIYCPGDIASVQDRASMMQRIVAHFGRLNVLVNNAGVAPKERRDILEATEESFQYVLSTNLQGAYFLTQATANWMIAQQKEQADFWGCIINVSSISATVASVNRGEYCVAKAGLSMATQLFAVRLGEYNIPVYEVRPGVIKTDMTAGVTAKYDALIDSGLCVQKRWGFPDDVGKAVAALAKGDFPYSTGQIIMVDGGLTLPRL